Proteins from a genomic interval of Treponema brennaborense DSM 12168:
- a CDS encoding nucleoside kinase: MKRIELTLPSGKKVTAAAGVRALDFTQTFDCDPETVFAVRINNEIRALNTVLDVNAVLEPVVSGSRDGSAIYRRTLCFILAAAAHECFPGTRLLVGHSLGYGYYYTLETEKTPGAEDIAALKAEMQRIIAWNQPIETDTVSYRDAAALFESLGLTETRKQLNYICPPKIAVNTLGSFSDQYFGPLLDTTGKIKAFDLMPYGEGFLLRFPATAQPDCLPVFEDIPQLFAVYSRYKKWGKQLDVTSAASLNELIHNRTVNDFIDTAEIFQQKCIADIADRIRDRGNVKVILIAGPSSSGKTTTSKKLSLQLKALGYRPKIIELDTYYVGRELTPKDENGNYDYECLEALDVAQLNRDLIDLFDGKAVKLPSYDFTDGRRYYNGKTLQLDVNDILILEGIHGLNDKLTPLIPAEYKFKIYLSALTQLNLDDHNRIPTSDNRLIRRIVRDARFRGKSAATTISMWDSVQKGERLHIFPFQDNADAMLNTALDYELPVLKVYAEPLLRCVNPLQREYAEASRLLRFLSNFSPIPASNVPGRSIIREFIGGSDFKY; encoded by the coding sequence ATGAAAAGAATAGAGTTGACGCTTCCTTCAGGTAAGAAAGTTACGGCCGCCGCAGGTGTGCGCGCGCTTGATTTTACGCAGACATTCGACTGCGATCCCGAAACGGTATTCGCCGTCCGCATAAATAATGAAATTCGTGCACTGAACACCGTACTGGACGTAAACGCCGTACTGGAACCGGTCGTATCCGGTTCACGCGACGGCTCGGCCATCTACCGGCGCACGCTCTGCTTCATTTTGGCCGCCGCCGCCCACGAGTGCTTTCCGGGAACCAGACTGCTCGTCGGCCACAGTCTCGGCTACGGATATTACTATACCCTTGAAACTGAAAAGACGCCCGGCGCGGAAGACATCGCCGCGCTCAAAGCGGAAATGCAGCGGATTATCGCATGGAACCAGCCGATCGAGACGGATACCGTGTCGTACCGCGACGCGGCGGCGCTTTTCGAATCGCTCGGCTTGACCGAAACGCGCAAACAGCTCAACTATATCTGTCCGCCGAAAATTGCCGTAAACACGCTCGGTTCCTTTTCCGATCAGTACTTCGGGCCGCTGCTCGATACGACCGGAAAAATAAAAGCGTTCGATCTTATGCCCTACGGCGAGGGATTCCTGCTGCGTTTTCCGGCGACAGCACAGCCCGACTGTCTGCCGGTTTTTGAAGATATCCCCCAACTGTTCGCCGTATATTCGCGCTATAAAAAATGGGGAAAACAGCTCGACGTTACGTCGGCCGCGTCGCTGAACGAACTGATACACAACCGGACGGTAAACGATTTTATCGACACGGCGGAAATATTCCAGCAAAAATGCATCGCCGATATTGCGGACCGGATCCGCGACCGGGGAAACGTCAAAGTAATTCTGATAGCAGGTCCTTCCAGTTCCGGAAAAACGACGACGTCCAAAAAATTATCCTTGCAGCTGAAGGCACTCGGATATCGCCCGAAAATCATAGAACTCGACACTTACTACGTCGGCCGGGAACTGACACCGAAAGATGAAAACGGCAATTACGATTATGAATGTCTTGAAGCGCTCGACGTGGCGCAGCTGAACCGGGATTTGATAGATCTGTTCGACGGAAAAGCGGTAAAACTGCCGTCGTACGATTTTACGGACGGGCGCCGCTATTACAACGGCAAAACGCTGCAGCTCGACGTCAACGACATACTGATTCTTGAAGGAATACACGGCCTGAACGATAAACTGACGCCGCTCATTCCGGCTGAATATAAATTCAAAATATATTTGTCCGCGCTCACCCAGCTGAATCTGGACGATCACAACCGCATTCCGACCAGCGACAACCGACTGATCAGAAGAATCGTGCGCGACGCGCGCTTCCGCGGAAAGTCGGCGGCGACGACCATTTCCATGTGGGACAGTGTCCAAAAAGGCGAGCGTCTGCACATCTTTCCGTTTCAGGACAACGCGGACGCCATGCTGAACACCGCGCTCGACTATGAACTTCCGGTTTTGAAAGTATACGCCGAACCGCTGCTGCGCTGCGTCAATCCGCTGCAGCGCGAATACGCGGAAGCATCGCGGCTGCTGCGGTTTTTAAGCAAT
- the thiI gene encoding tRNA uracil 4-sulfurtransferase ThiI, producing MSEYTTYLAKLGELTLKGSNLKEFEKRLVENARLYLETVRATVRLCAGRLYIEGPEESCPAIEFTLKHLIGITGWAKTTVCEKNIEAIKKAAYAEALAAKAEGAKTFKIETRRAEKSFPLNSYEISCEAAADVFDAGILDVDVHRPDVVIRIEIRDRCFVYCDRNKACRGLPVGTGGKGLLLLSGGLDSPVAGYRMMRRGMKVDCVYFHAYPYTSAEAQQKVEDLARIIAQYGVDTHINIIPFTDVQMRIKERAPEAFSTLLLRMCMMSAANLLADRIRADCLISGESLGQVASQTIQNMTVTESACAYPLLRPLVGLDKEEIIATAKYIGTYETSILPYEDCCVLFSPKHPVLRANRAEAQQLYARLEIDELVRLAYENREIKRFAARDYVAQTFAG from the coding sequence ATGTCCGAGTATACCACATATCTTGCCAAATTGGGCGAATTAACGCTGAAAGGTTCCAATTTAAAAGAATTTGAAAAACGTCTTGTAGAAAACGCCCGTTTATATCTCGAAACCGTACGGGCAACCGTCAGACTCTGCGCCGGCCGGCTTTATATCGAAGGGCCCGAAGAATCGTGTCCCGCGATAGAATTTACGCTTAAACATCTGATCGGAATCACCGGATGGGCCAAAACGACGGTATGTGAAAAAAATATCGAAGCGATAAAAAAGGCAGCCTACGCCGAAGCGCTCGCAGCGAAAGCCGAAGGGGCTAAAACGTTCAAAATCGAAACGCGCCGCGCCGAAAAGTCGTTTCCGCTCAATTCGTATGAAATCAGCTGTGAAGCCGCCGCGGACGTATTCGACGCCGGAATTCTGGACGTGGACGTACACCGCCCCGACGTCGTCATCAGAATAGAAATCCGCGACCGGTGTTTCGTATACTGCGACCGTAACAAAGCGTGCCGCGGTCTTCCCGTCGGGACGGGCGGCAAAGGATTGCTGCTGCTGTCCGGCGGCCTCGACTCCCCCGTCGCCGGCTACCGCATGATGCGGCGCGGCATGAAAGTGGACTGCGTATATTTTCACGCATATCCGTACACGTCGGCGGAAGCGCAGCAAAAGGTCGAAGATCTGGCGCGGATTATCGCACAGTACGGTGTGGACACGCACATCAACATCATTCCGTTCACCGACGTTCAGATGCGTATAAAAGAGCGGGCGCCGGAAGCGTTCAGTACGCTGCTCCTGCGCATGTGCATGATGAGCGCGGCGAATCTGCTCGCCGACCGGATCCGCGCCGACTGTCTCATAAGCGGTGAAAGTCTCGGACAGGTTGCAAGTCAGACGATACAGAACATGACCGTCACCGAATCCGCCTGCGCGTACCCGCTGCTTCGGCCGCTCGTCGGTCTTGATAAAGAAGAAATCATCGCAACGGCAAAATATATCGGTACGTACGAAACGTCCATCCTGCCGTACGAAGACTGCTGCGTGTTATTTTCACCTAAACATCCGGTTCTGCGGGCAAACCGAGCGGAAGCGCAGCAACTGTACGCCCGGCTCGAAATAGACGAACTCGTCCGCCTTGCGTATGAAAACCGCGAAATCAAACGCTTCGCCGCCCGCGACTACGTCGCGCAGACGTTCGCAGGATAG
- a CDS encoding glycosyltransferase: MRIAMFSDCYYPRINGVVISVQSYARELINRGHSVCVVSVEYPEEYIYGNDHSDNIDSPNFSVIRIPSHAIIFSKEDRIARLEKWFFIKKKMDEFAPDVIHLNSEWLVGYFGAMYARHRKVPCVFTFHTMWEDYIQNYAPLLNSMISHKIGRDLVKFYLKSANHILAPTPRIADTVREYGVETQVELLPTGIPESLFEYDKDRLDSVKTDLFAKNPRLAGKKILLFAGRIAKEKNLDFLVPVLKRVRELLAADSTHDGSDAALLIAGDGLYMPDFKALVEKEQLADNVFYVGYVSRQTLAYLYTVADVFTFPSKTETQGLVTAEAMAAGLPVVAIGEMGTVDVMQGDHGGFMVPEDTELFSQRVADLLTDSALYSNKVVECKLWSKQWMITSLTDRLEKAYTTCIERYGKK, encoded by the coding sequence ATGAGAATTGCAATGTTTTCGGATTGTTATTATCCTCGGATCAACGGGGTTGTCATTTCAGTTCAGTCGTATGCCAGAGAGTTGATCAACCGGGGACATTCGGTCTGCGTTGTAAGCGTCGAATATCCGGAAGAATACATATACGGAAACGATCATTCGGATAATATCGACAGTCCGAATTTTTCGGTGATCAGAATTCCTTCCCATGCGATCATTTTTTCAAAAGAAGACCGGATTGCCCGGCTCGAAAAGTGGTTTTTTATCAAAAAAAAGATGGACGAGTTCGCGCCCGACGTAATACATTTGAACAGTGAATGGCTGGTCGGCTATTTCGGCGCCATGTATGCGCGGCATCGGAAAGTTCCGTGCGTGTTTACTTTTCATACGATGTGGGAAGATTATATTCAGAATTACGCGCCGCTTTTGAACAGTATGATATCACATAAGATCGGGCGGGATCTGGTTAAATTTTATTTGAAAAGTGCGAATCATATTTTGGCTCCGACGCCGCGTATTGCGGACACGGTTCGTGAATACGGTGTAGAAACGCAGGTGGAACTGCTGCCGACCGGAATTCCCGAGTCGCTGTTTGAATATGATAAAGACCGATTGGATTCCGTTAAGACCGATCTGTTCGCTAAAAATCCGCGGCTGGCCGGCAAAAAAATATTGCTGTTCGCCGGCCGGATAGCGAAAGAAAAAAATCTCGATTTTCTTGTGCCCGTTCTGAAACGGGTGCGGGAATTGCTTGCTGCCGATTCAACGCACGACGGTTCCGATGCGGCGCTGCTTATCGCCGGCGACGGTTTGTATATGCCCGATTTTAAGGCGCTGGTTGAAAAAGAGCAGCTGGCCGACAACGTTTTTTACGTCGGATATGTGAGCCGTCAGACGCTTGCGTATTTGTACACGGTGGCGGACGTGTTCACGTTTCCGAGCAAGACGGAAACGCAGGGGCTTGTGACCGCCGAAGCGATGGCGGCGGGCCTGCCGGTCGTGGCAATCGGCGAAATGGGAACTGTGGACGTCATGCAGGGCGATCACGGCGGCTTTATGGTCCCGGAGGATACGGAACTGTTTTCTCAGCGGGTTGCGGATCTGCTTACGGATTCCGCTTTGTATTCAAATAAAGTGGTGGAATGCAAATTGTGGAGCAAGCAGTGGATGATAACTTCCCTGACTGACCGGCTGGAAAAAGCCTATACGACGTGTATCGAAAGATATGGAAAAAAATAG